The Trichocoleus desertorum ATA4-8-CV12 genome includes a region encoding these proteins:
- a CDS encoding transposase: HHLCDQAQMIFVEDLDFRIMAKGMLGKHTLDAGLGQFVNQVLPWVCFKRGVYSGKVDPNGTSQTCPDCGARTKKDLSVRIYVCHECGSVKPRDIASGQVIKARGLSGIQIASGAEVSGVLETISRQLAMKLESLKSDPEKPALYS; this comes from the coding sequence CTCATCATTTGTGCGATCAAGCTCAGATGATTTTTGTCGAAGATCTGGATTTCCGCATCATGGCAAAAGGGATGCTGGGCAAGCATACTCTGGACGCTGGACTGGGGCAGTTTGTGAATCAAGTTTTACCTTGGGTATGCTTCAAGCGCGGGGTCTACTCCGGCAAGGTTGACCCCAATGGCACATCTCAAACTTGCCCTGACTGTGGAGCCAGAACAAAGAAAGATTTGAGCGTGAGAATTTACGTGTGCCATGAGTGCGGGTCGGTCAAGCCAAGAGATATTGCTAGTGGTCAAGTCATAAAAGCCCGTGGTCTATCGGGTATTCAAATTGCGAGTGGAGCCGAGGTATCGGGGGTATTGGAAACAATATCTAGACAACTGGCTATGAAGCTCGAAAGTCTCAAGAGCGATCCTGAGAAGCCCGCGCTGTACTCGTAG